In Nostoc sphaeroides, the genomic window CTGCAAGCGAAGAAAGATGCAGGAGCCGGAGCCACCCAAGCACAGATAGTTTCTCTAGCTTTTGACCGTTTGGCAGTTGCCTTCGGATTAAAGATTTTGCAAATCATCCCCGGTCGCGTGTCTACGGAAGTCGATGCTCGTTTGTCCTACGATACCGAAGCTACCCTAACTAAGGCACGGGACTTAATTGCTCAGTATAAAGCTGCCGGAATTGGCCGCGATCGCGTCTTAATTAAAATTGCCACAACCTGGGAAGGCATTCGCGCTGCGGAAATTCTCGAAAAAGAAGGTATTCACTGTAACCTTACCTTGTTGTTTGGTCTTCACCAAGCGATCGCCTGTGCAGAAGCTGGCGTTACCCTAATTTCTCCCTTCGTCGGCCGGATTCTCGACTGGTACAAAAAAGATACCGGACGCGATAGCTACCCAGCAGCCGAAGACCCAGGAGTTTTGTCAGTCACCAAAATCTACAACTACTACAAGAAATTCGGCTATAAAACCGAAGTTATGGGAGCTAGCTTCCGTAACCTTGGTGAAATTACTGAACTTGCAGGTAGTGATTTGCTGACCATTTCGCCATCACTTTTGGCTGAATTGCAAGCAACTATTGGAGAACTGCCACGCAAACTCGACCCCGCCAAGGCAGCAAACTTGGAAATTGAAAAGATATCCGTTGACAAAGCTAGCTATGACAAGATGCACGCCGCAGACCGCATGGCAACTGACAAATTAGATGAAGGCATCAAAGGTTTCACCAAGGCATTAGAAGACCTTGAGAAACTTTTAGCAGACCGACTAGTTCGCCTTGAAGGAGAAGTAGTAGCAGCTCATTAGAACGTAACCATAGTTAGTGGTTAGTGGTTAGTGGTTGGTGATTCAACCACTAACCATTAGTTAGTTGCATCAGTCCTCATCAATACCGTCGTCGGATAATCTGGTATCGTCCGTAAGGCTGCCGTCGCTGGATAATCTGCCGTTGCCTAAACTGCTGCCGTGGTCGAATAATTTGATATCGTCCGTAAGGCTGTCGGCGTCGAATATTTTGGTATCGTCCGTAAGGCTGTCGGCGTCGAATATTTTGGTATCGTCCGTAAGGCTGGCGTCGTCGAATATTTTGGTATCGTCCAAAGGGCTGTCGGCGTCGGATAATCTGCCGACGTCTGATCATTCGGTATCGTCCTGACCGCCGTTGAGCAATTAAAAGCTCTCCGGTTTTATCTCCAACTAAGTTACCCTCTGGTGCAACGCTCTGTTCATTGCGACCATTACTTAGAGAAATATCCTTCGCTTCAGCTAATGAGGGCGGATACACAAAGGCACATAGCAATAGCGCTATTGAAGATAACTTCTTGAAACCTTTCATGTTTTTGCTTCTACTAGACTTTCGGTAATAACTTTATTAAACACCTTAAAGCCAGCAAATTATTCTTCATCCACTTTTTTTAAACTTAATTTAGGATTAAATCCTGTATTTTAATCTCATCCTTATGGATAATTGTAAATTGCAGGAATCTGTGTAAATAAAGAGTGAATATCTAGGAAAATGCAATTTTTCTCAATGGTTCAAGTATTGTAAAACCTCCTATCAATTGCTATTTCAAAAGACTAATTTTTTTACGCATCACTTGACCTTCAACATGGGGAGTATAGTCTTTACCAGACTTTGGTGCTTCTTTTAACCCATCAATACTACTTGGCTCATAATTGATGTGCGGATTCTCGCTTCCCTTATCGCCATCGAGATAATCCATTTGGCCACCATGCTGATTTGTAGCAACCCTGGTTTTTGGTTTATTAATTGCTAATTGCAGATAATTTGCTCCTACACGGTAACGCTGAGTATCCGAGTAAGAGAAAGTTCGACCTTGAAGCAATTTATCATCCGAAAAATCTAGTTCATCAACTAACACACCTGTACCAAAGGGCATATTCGCTATCCCAATAATAAGTTTTGGTCATGAATGCGCTATTTTATTCCTTGGGGAGATTTAGTAATGATGCGTCAGCAATTTTTAAGGCTAAAAAGGTTAGCTGAATCTAGCCGTAAGGCGAATATTTAGAGCCTGAAAATTCTTTTAAATCATACTCGTGATAAAATTAAAATTAAACCTATCTATAAAACAATACGGTTCAGTTAAGGATTTTTGGTACTAATTTTAGACCTGTAGAGACGCGAAATTTCGCGTCTTTACCAAGGTTTTTGGGCTTAACTGAACTGTATTGATCTATAAAAACCAAAAAATATTTTTATAAGTGCAATTACTTACATTCAAGTTTATAAAACTCCTGATTAGATTGCAGTTTCCTAATGTTAAAGAAATTACAACCAAAGAATTAGCTCAATTACTATTAGGTTCTGCAAAGCCTCGGCCATTAGTGCTAGATGCACGGAGTCAGATAGAATATGCAGTGAGCCATATTGAAACAGCAGCGCAGATAGACGCTCTTATACCTGACTTAGCAGTACTTTCTACAGTTTCAAAAGACAGACCAATTGTCGTGTACTGCGCCGTTGGCTACCGTAGCGCCAAATTAGCCCAGCAGCTTAATGAAACTGGGATGAAGTGCATTTATAACTTGAGTGGTGGCATTTTTCACTGGGCAAATGAAGGAAGGCTCATTTTTAAAGACGACCAATCTACACAGGTTGTACATCCTTACAATGCAATCTGGGGAAAACTTCTGAAAGCTCGTTACCATGCTCAGGAGCATTAAAAAAATTCATTTTAACAAAGAATTAAGCCTTGATCTAAGAGGTTATTTGGAAAGTCTTAGGCTGTCATTTTAGGTACTTATTGATCCCCCCCACTTAGGGAGAACCCAAGACCGCGCTGGCTCCCCTTATAAAAGGAGGAACCGGAATTAAAGTCCTCCTTTTTAAGGAGGATTTAGGAGGATCTAAAGTTTTTGATACAGCCTACTACTTTTAAAACATGCTCTAAGCGTATTGGTTTATAACCCTGGCAAATAAATGAATTTAAAATCTGATTTAGATATAACAAATAATCACCAATAAAGACACTATTAACTCGATTTGTTAAGAGTATTGGCGGTACTATTGTTAATTTATTTTCATGCTGCCGCAGTTTGTGACCAAGGCGAATTAGGCGATTTTTATATTAAAAATGACTTATCAAGCCCTACCCTCAATACGGTTCGTTTAAGCCAAAAGATGCGATAAATCGCCGTCAAGACAAAGGATTAATTATTGTAGAGACGGCGATTTATCGCGTCTTTGTGATTTAGAATTTTCATCAAAAAACCCTAACCGAACCCTATTGTCCCTACCCTTGGATGGGTTATTTTTTTTGTTCGTACTCATCACGAAAATATCGGTTCCTATTTACAGTTTTACCCACAGTTTTTAACGGGATTCATCCTCAAGGTAATTTTGAGTGGGCGCTGCCGCTTATCCATTTTTTTTGCTGCATCAAACAGTTTTGGTGGCGATATCTTTTTATCTATTGCAATTTGATTTAGGCATAGCTGCAAAATTTTTAATGATTAGTACAGCAACCGTTTTAGTGAGAAATGCTTTGTATGAAATCTTTATAAAACGTCTCAACAAAGAGTCCGATTTCTCTTTGGGCTAAAGCCTATCAACATTAACAAGTAAAATAAAGATAATTATAAAACTACTAAATCGGTATGTCTCAAGTTTCTATTATCATTCCTACTTTAAATGAAGCAACTAACTTAGGACGGACATTGCGCCAACTGACTTTACTTAATCCTCCTCCTTCTGAGGTGATAGTGGTAGATGGTGGCAGCCAAGATCAGACGGTGACAGTTGCAAAGCAAATTTTTGAGTCATTTAATCAAACTTTGAATGTACAAATTCTTTCATCTCAACAGCGAGGGCGTTCTCTTCAGATGAACTATGGAGCATCAGCAGCAACTGGAGATATCATTTGCTTTCTTCATGCAGATACTTGGGTTCCAGATGATCTAATTACCATCATCAACAAGACTCTGGCAGAACCTACCATTGCCTGTGGCGGGTTCATTTCTCTGATGTCAGGATCTCAAACAACTCGTTGGGGTATCTCTCTACATAATTATTTAAAAACCTATTACGCACCACTGTTATTTAAGCCTCACCTCTTTTTTCGAGGATTGCGTCTGTTGTTTGGAGATCAAGTAATGTTCTGTCGTCGAATTGATTTTTGGGATTGTGGCGGATTTGATCAGGCATTGCCGATTATGGAGGATGGAGATTTATGCCTGAAGTTAGTTAAAAAAGGACGTATCTATCTGGTAAATCGGATTGTTCATTCCTCAGATCGTCGCGTAGCCAAATGGGGTAGCTTCAAAGCAACTGCAATTTACCTTTATATTGGCCTTTTGTGGGGGATTGGGGTTAATGCAAATTATCTTAAACAGTTTTATGAAGATATTCGCTGATTTAAGCTCCAATCATAATCAAGATAGGATATTCGCGTTGAAGCATTAAGGGGATAGTCTGTTTTCAAGTAGGAGCGGATGTATTCGGGAATGGAGGGTGCAACCTTTAAAAAATCTTGACGATACCATTTCAAGATTTTATTACAGTAAAGCGTTTTGCTCTCCATGTCATAACGGACTTTTTCAGCGTTATTCATGAAACGACGTGTATCTTCATCTAATTGCTGAATAACCTGCTCAGGAAAGTAAGCTCCCGAACGTAGTAAAGGACAACCAACTGAAGCACAAACGATCGCAAAATGAATTCGTGGCTCCTGCAATTTTTCCCGTAGAATAGAGTTCTCAATTTTAGCTAAACTATAACTTTCCCCAAACATATAATAAGCGCGACGTTGGAAGAACCACAAAAAAGCTAGCCAGTTGGGAATCCCTAAAATTCGCGGACGAATCGATTCTATCGGGTATCTCTCCAAAATTGTCGAAATGGTGAACGCATTGTAAAGGTTGATCCACAATGCCAATTCTTCGAGATTGTTGCTATTAGATTTAAAAGCCAGATTTTTTTGGCTCGACAACCAATCTGCAATTGCTTGGGGTTGCTCCTTTTTCCAAGCAATGTAGTCTACACGACCCTGTTGATCAACATACTGACGCAATAATCTGTCCCAAGGTTCAAAATCAATCATTATCGCTGTGTTGATATGTTAGCCGTTGTTTTTAAGTAGAAACATCAACTTACCATTTATGTCATCGGGTATATGTGCGCCAGTCGCAGTAGTGATTAAATTATACATTAATGAAAATACGCAAATTGGCTGGGTTTAAGCTAAAGGGAATCAATAAAAGCCCTTTTACTTACTTGTTGATGGTATTTATCTACAGCCTCACTGCCTGCGTTTTTCAACCTTGGGAGTTTTTAACAAGCTCACTAAGCTGTTATGCTGCCGTCTTCAGGCAAAAATCTCTAGTAGAAATCAACCTGTATTAGGAAGTGGGCAATGCACATTGGATTTCTCAACCCTCAAGGCAATTTTGATTCAGCCAATAGTCACATCACGAAACACCCAGATTTTGGGGGTCAGTTGATCTACGTTAAGCAAGTCGCCATAGCCATAGCTCAAATGGGTCATAAAGTTGATATTATCACCCGTCAAATTATTGACCCGGAGTGGCCAGAGTTTGCCCAAGCGATTGACACTTATCCAGGGATCGATAACGTCCGCATTATCCGCTTACCAGCAGGGCCAAAAGAATTTCTCTCTAAAGAGTTGTTATGGCCTCATCTAGTCGCTGATTGGATACCCAACATCTTGAAGTTTTATCAACAGCAAGGTGGTTTACCCGATGCTATGACTGCTCACTACGGCGATGGAGGACTGTGTGGCGCTCTAATTGAAGAGGAGACAGGTATACCTTTTACCTTTACTGCTCATTCTCTCGGCGCTCAAAAGATGGACAAACTGGAAGTCACCCGAGAGAATCTCGCAGAAATAGACGAGCAATTCTATTTCAGATATCGCATTTTAGCAGAACGCCTGAGCATGAATCGCTCGGCCATTAATATCACCAGTACACGACAAGAACGCTTTGAACAGTATTCTCATCGAGTCTATAGTGGTGCAGTGGATCTAGACAACGACAACCGCTTTGCAGTGATTCCACCGGGAGCAGATTTCTCGATTTTCGGTGCAAAAGCGCGTTACGAAAATGAGGAGGCTACCCACATGCTCATTCAGGAGCGATTGGCACGGGACATTGCAGAACCACGTCGAGATTTGCCTGTTATCCTAGCATCCAGTAGATTAGAGCTGAAAAAAAATATATTAGGGCTAGTGCAAGCCTTCGCAATGAGTCCAATACTTCAGGAACGATCTAACTTGGTGCTACTTACAGGGGGGCTGGACGATCCTTTACGAGAGGAAACTACTGACTGCATGGCTGAAGAGGTATTAGCTCCGATTCGGGAAGTGGTCAAAGAAAACGACTTGTGGGGCAAGGTGAGTGCCTTTGTCCTGTTAGATCAGTCTCAAGAATCACTGGCAGCAGCCTATCGGTTTATGGTTAAACGTCGCTCAGTATTTGCGCTGACCGCACTCTACAAACCCTTTGGGCTTGCTCCCTTAGAAGCAGCAGTTGCAGGTTTACCAGTGGTAGCAACTAAGAACGGTGGCCCCAGCGAGAGCTTGCGGCAGGGAAATAAGGAATATGGCGTACTCGTTGACCCAGAAGATCCTGCTGATATTGCACGGGGCTTGGAGCGGTTGCTATGTGATGGTCAGGAGTGGGAGTATTTTGCCCAAGCGGGTCAGCAACGGGTACTGAAGACGTACACTTGGGAATCTACTGCTGAAAACTACCTGACTTTGCTTGAGCAGATTCTGTCTTCACCGGAAACCCGCCCTCGTGATGAACTCTTTCCCATCCATCCCTACTTCCGTAATCCAGAATCGCAAACCGATGTTTTTTTGGAAGAATTGGGCGACCTCTACTTTGGCTCTAACCAAAGGGTACTAAGTACATCTAGCCTGTGAAGAAGCAAAGCAGGTTCTAGGTAATTATCCCAGCTATGAGCAGCCAGCGCAAAACGTGCTGACTGCTTCGGCACATTGCTGGTTTTGTTCCATCAATGCCATGTGTTCTCTTAGTTTTACAGTGATTCAGAGTAGAGTAATTCTGCTTTCATGCGATCGCTCGCCACAGGTTTTGTAGCTCTATCTGATTTTCCTAACCTGGTAGATCCCAAACAATTACTCGGAAGCGATCGGTGTAGTTGTCGGGCATAATATCATCTCATTTACTTTATTTCTACCTTAGAATCGGTTACCCAATCATTGCCAGTCATCCCCCTTATTCAGGTTTCCATTGAAAATTCACGCTTTCCCCTTGCTTCGTTGGCACAGTGCATAAACCATTGTTGCCTACAACCCGGCACTGTGGGGAGTTTCATGGGGAATCAGAAACAGTCCCAAAATAATTTGGAAAAATGGTTGACACAATGAAGTAGGTTCGCTATATTGAATAAGTGCCTGAAGCGGAGCGAGAAAAGCGACGCCAAAAGGTGAACCGAACCTTGAAAATATTATAGTTTGAAAGCGATTATACAGCAAGTAGTTTGGGTCTAAGAAAATAAAGATAACTAAGCTGAAGTTAAAAAAGAGCAGCTAATTGAGCTTACAAACGCTTCAAAACGGAGAGTTTGATCCTGGCTCAGGATGAACGCTGGCGGTATGCTTAACACATGCAAGTCGAACGAAATCTTCGGATTTAGTGGCGGACGGGTGAGTAACGCGTGAGAATCTGGCTCTAGGTCTGGGACAACCACTGGAAACGGTGGCTAATACTGGATGTGCCTTTCGAGGTGAAAGATTAATTGCCTGGAGATGAGCTCGCGTCTGATTAGCTAGTAGGTGTGGTAAAGGCGCACCTAGGCGACGATCAGTAGCTGGTCTGAGAGGACGATCAGCCACACTGGGACTGAGACACGGCCCAGACTCCTACGGGAGGCAGCAGTGGGGAATTTTCCGCAATGGGCGAAAGCCTGACGGAGCAATACCGCGTGAGGGAGGAAGGCTCTTGGGTCGTAAACCTCTTTTCTCAGGGAAGAAGACAATGACGGTACCTGAGGAATAAGCATCGGCTAACTCCGTGCCAGCAGCCGCGGTAATACGGAGGATGCAAGCGTTATCCGGAATGATTGGGCGTAAAGCGTCCGCAGGTGGCGATGTAAGTCTGCTGTTAAAGAGTCTAGCTCAACTAGATAAGAGCAGTGGAAACTACATAGCTAGAGTACGTTCGGGGCAGAGGGAATTCCTGGTGTAGCGGTGAAATGCGTAGAGATCAGGAAGAACACCAGTGGCGAAGGCGCTCTGCTAGGCCGTAACTGACACTGAGGGACGAAAGCTAGGGGAGCGAATGGGATTAGATACCCCAGTAGTCCTAGCCGTAAACGATGGATACTAGGCGTGGCTTGTATCGACCCGAGCCGTGCCGTAGCTAACGCGTTAAGTATCCCGCCTGGGGAGTACGCCGGCAACGGTGAAACTCAAAGGAATTGACGGGGGCCCGCACAAGCGGTGGAGTATGTGGTTTAATTCGATGCAACGCGAAGAACCTTACCAAGGCTTGACATGTCGCGAATCTTCTTGAAAGGGAAGAGTGCCTTCGGGAGCGCGAACACAGGTGGTGCATGGCTGTCGTCAGCTCGTGTCGTGAGATGTTGGGTTAAGTCCCGCAACGAGCGCAACCCTCGTTTTTAGTTGCCAGCATTAAGTTGGGCACTCTAGAGAGACTGCCGGTGACAAACCGGAGGAAGGTGGGGATGACGTCAAGTCAGCATGCCCCTTACGCCTTGGGCTACACACGTACTACAATGCTCCGGACAGAGGGCAGCAAGATAGCGATGTCAAGCAAATCCCGTAAACCGGAGCTCAGTTCAGATCGCAGGCTGCAACTCGCCTGCGTGAAGGAGGAATCGCTAGTAATTGCAGGTCAGCATACTGCAGTGAATTCGTTCCCGGGCCTTGTACACACCGCCCGTCACACCATGGAAGCTGGTAGTGCCCGAAGTCATTACTCCAACCATTCGTGGAGGAGGATGCCTAAGGCAGGACTGGTGACTGGGGTGAAGTCGTAACAAGGTAGCCGTACCGGAAGGTGTGGCTGGATCACCTCCTTTTTAGGGAGACCTACACCCCTTAGAAATCGAAAAGTAAACAGCTATATAGATACTAAGTTGGTCTAACCTTAGGTCGGTCGCAGACATTTGCAAATGTTGAAAGCTTTCAAACTATGATGAAGGTTCGATATGGGCTATTAGCTCAGGTGGTTAGAGCGCACCCCTGATAAGGGTGAGGTACCTGGTTCGAGTCCAGGATGGCCCACCTGAAGAATTAGTAATTACTAATTCATAATTCATAGTTACTTATGAATTATGAACTATGAATTATAAATTATTCTGGGGGTTTAGCTCAGTTGGTAGAGCGCCTGCTTTGCAAGCAGGATGTCAGCGGTTCGAGTCCGCTAACCTCCACCTGTGGCGATTGCCATTAGAGAAAATTTTGTGAGAGTTCAGCAACATGACAAAATTTGTCAGACTGCTGGGTTTAGTCTCAGCCAGAACCTTGAAAACTGCATAGAAACGCGAAAAAAGCAGGCAGACACAGAGAATCTTTACAGATGTTTTTGTGAATGCAAGTGATAAAAAGACCAAATGAATTGAGTGGTCAAGCTAATAAGGGCTAACGGTGGATACCTAGGCACACAGAGGCGACGAAGGACGTGGTTACCGACGATATGCTCCGGGGAGTTGGAAGCAAACATAGAGCCGGAGATTTCCGAATGGGGCAACCCTATATACTACCTGCTGAATATATAGGCAGGAGAGAGCCAACCCAGCGAATTGAAACATCTTAGTAGCTGGAGGAAGAGAAATCAATAAAGAGATTCCCTAAGTAGTGGTGAGCGAAAGGGGAAGAGCCTAAACCAAAAGATTTATCTTTTGGGGTAGTGGGACAGCGAGATCGAATCTGGCGGTTAAACGAAGCAGCTAAATACTGCACCAAAGAAGGTGAAAGTCCTGTAGTTGAAAACTTAAGGATAGTAGCTGAATCCCGAGTAGCATGGGGCACGAGGAATCCCATGTGAATCAGCGAGGACCACCTCGTAAGGCTAAATACTACTGTGTGACCGATAGTGAACCAGTACCGCGAGGGAAAGGTGAAAAGAACCCCGGAAGGGGAGTGAAATAGAACATGAAACCGTTAGCTTACAAGCAGTGGGAGGACTATTTAAAAGTCTGACCGCGTGCCTGTTGAAGAATGAGCCGGCGACTTATAGGCACTGGTAGGTTAAAGCGAGAATGCTGGAGCCAAAGGGAAACCGAGTCTGAAAAGGGCGATAATCAGTGTTTATAGACCCGAACCCTGGTGATCTAACCATGGCCAGGATGAAGCTTGGGTAACACCAAGTGGAGGTCCGCACCGACTGATGTTGAAAAATCAGCGGATGAGTTGTGGTTAGGGGTGAAATGCCAATCGAACCAGGAGCTAGCTGGTTCTCCCCGAAATGTGTTTAGGCGCAGCGGTAATGATTATATCTGGGGGGTAAAGCACTGTTTCGGTGCGGGCTGGGAGACCGGTACCAAATCGAGACAAACTCTGAATACCCAGAGCAC contains:
- a CDS encoding transaldolase; this translates as MSKNLLEQLRQVTVVVADTGDIQAIEKFKPQDATTNPSLITAAAQMPEYQGIVDQTLLQAKKDAGAGATQAQIVSLAFDRLAVAFGLKILQIIPGRVSTEVDARLSYDTEATLTKARDLIAQYKAAGIGRDRVLIKIATTWEGIRAAEILEKEGIHCNLTLLFGLHQAIACAEAGVTLISPFVGRILDWYKKDTGRDSYPAAEDPGVLSVTKIYNYYKKFGYKTEVMGASFRNLGEITELAGSDLLTISPSLLAELQATIGELPRKLDPAKAANLEIEKISVDKASYDKMHAADRMATDKLDEGIKGFTKALEDLEKLLADRLVRLEGEVVAAH
- a CDS encoding rhodanese-like domain-containing protein, with protein sequence MQFPNVKEITTKELAQLLLGSAKPRPLVLDARSQIEYAVSHIETAAQIDALIPDLAVLSTVSKDRPIVVYCAVGYRSAKLAQQLNETGMKCIYNLSGGIFHWANEGRLIFKDDQSTQVVHPYNAIWGKLLKARYHAQEH
- a CDS encoding TIGR04283 family arsenosugar biosynthesis glycosyltransferase — encoded protein: MSQVSIIIPTLNEATNLGRTLRQLTLLNPPPSEVIVVDGGSQDQTVTVAKQIFESFNQTLNVQILSSQQRGRSLQMNYGASAATGDIICFLHADTWVPDDLITIINKTLAEPTIACGGFISLMSGSQTTRWGISLHNYLKTYYAPLLFKPHLFFRGLRLLFGDQVMFCRRIDFWDCGGFDQALPIMEDGDLCLKLVKKGRIYLVNRIVHSSDRRVAKWGSFKATAIYLYIGLLWGIGVNANYLKQFYEDIR
- a CDS encoding DUF547 domain-containing protein, whose amino-acid sequence is MIDFEPWDRLLRQYVDQQGRVDYIAWKKEQPQAIADWLSSQKNLAFKSNSNNLEELALWINLYNAFTISTILERYPIESIRPRILGIPNWLAFLWFFQRRAYYMFGESYSLAKIENSILREKLQEPRIHFAIVCASVGCPLLRSGAYFPEQVIQQLDEDTRRFMNNAEKVRYDMESKTLYCNKILKWYRQDFLKVAPSIPEYIRSYLKTDYPLNASTRISYLDYDWSLNQRISS
- a CDS encoding glycosyltransferase encodes the protein MHIGFLNPQGNFDSANSHITKHPDFGGQLIYVKQVAIAIAQMGHKVDIITRQIIDPEWPEFAQAIDTYPGIDNVRIIRLPAGPKEFLSKELLWPHLVADWIPNILKFYQQQGGLPDAMTAHYGDGGLCGALIEEETGIPFTFTAHSLGAQKMDKLEVTRENLAEIDEQFYFRYRILAERLSMNRSAINITSTRQERFEQYSHRVYSGAVDLDNDNRFAVIPPGADFSIFGAKARYENEEATHMLIQERLARDIAEPRRDLPVILASSRLELKKNILGLVQAFAMSPILQERSNLVLLTGGLDDPLREETTDCMAEEVLAPIREVVKENDLWGKVSAFVLLDQSQESLAAAYRFMVKRRSVFALTALYKPFGLAPLEAAVAGLPVVATKNGGPSESLRQGNKEYGVLVDPEDPADIARGLERLLCDGQEWEYFAQAGQQRVLKTYTWESTAENYLTLLEQILSSPETRPRDELFPIHPYFRNPESQTDVFLEELGDLYFGSNQRVLSTSSL